In Acidimicrobiia bacterium, a genomic segment contains:
- a CDS encoding DUF6582 domain-containing protein translates to MATTKQKEAARQNLVKARKAQSARAHGKRVPRPTQGMTTAAQNRLDDQDFAFPKERKEPLTDARHVRNAIARFDQVEDVSDAERDRAWKRIRSAARRYDVEVEAGDWRELFRGGKAKKR, encoded by the coding sequence ATGGCGACGACGAAGCAGAAGGAAGCGGCGCGTCAGAACCTCGTGAAGGCGCGCAAGGCGCAGAGCGCGCGGGCACACGGGAAGCGCGTTCCGCGCCCGACGCAAGGAATGACGACGGCGGCGCAGAACCGACTCGATGACCAGGACTTCGCGTTTCCGAAGGAGCGCAAGGAACCGCTCACGGACGCGCGTCATGTGCGCAATGCGATCGCGCGTTTCGACCAGGTCGAAGATGTGTCCGACGCCGAGCGCGACCGCGCGTGGAAGCGAATCCGTTCGGCGGCGCGCCGGTACGATGTCGAGGTCGAAGCCGGCGACTGGCGTGAGCTGTTCCGCGGAGGCAAGGCGAAGAAGCGCTGA
- a CDS encoding response regulator transcription factor has product MAPLLVFPDPPPALLAQTLDLAGLRWKAVANASVATQQEPAEGWAGAVICADEDPETAFSVCRSMRKGDTPLDAVLLLVSGTQLAELELREDLFDDFCLSPFHPRELEVRLRHLQFRAGRGANPEIVSYSSLSLNLETYQAMVEDHPLDLTYMEYELLKFFVTHPGKVFTREQLLSRVWGYEYYGGARTVDVHVRRLRAKLGEEHANLIHTVRSVGYRFGQSRWTPETT; this is encoded by the coding sequence ATGGCCCCGTTGCTCGTCTTTCCCGACCCGCCGCCCGCGCTCCTCGCGCAGACGCTCGACCTCGCGGGGCTGCGCTGGAAGGCCGTCGCCAACGCGTCGGTCGCGACCCAGCAGGAACCGGCCGAAGGGTGGGCGGGCGCGGTGATCTGCGCCGACGAAGATCCCGAGACCGCGTTCTCGGTGTGCCGCTCCATGCGCAAGGGCGACACCCCGCTCGACGCGGTGCTGCTGCTCGTCAGCGGGACGCAGCTCGCGGAGCTCGAGCTGCGCGAAGACCTCTTCGACGACTTCTGCCTCTCACCGTTCCACCCGCGCGAGCTCGAGGTCCGTCTCCGACACCTCCAGTTCCGCGCCGGGCGCGGCGCGAATCCCGAGATCGTCTCGTACTCGTCGCTGTCCTTGAACCTCGAGACGTACCAGGCGATGGTCGAGGACCACCCGCTCGACCTCACCTACATGGAATACGAGCTCCTGAAGTTCTTCGTGACGCATCCCGGCAAGGTGTTCACGCGCGAGCAGCTGCTCTCGCGGGTGTGGGGCTACGAGTACTACGGCGGCGCGCGCACGGTCGACGTCCACGTGCGGCGGCTGCGGGCGAAGCTCGGCGAGGAGCACGCCAACCTGATCCACACCGTGCGATCGGTCGGCTACCGCTTCGGTCAGTCGCGCTGGACCCCCGAGACGACCTAG
- the glnII gene encoding glutamine synthetase GlnII → MSYKAEYIWIDGTQPTARLRSKTKVLDDGADLPIWGFDGSSTNQAPGKASDCVLTPVFSCPDPLRGGDDVLVLSEVLLTDMTPHPSNTRALLRPVAEKYAKHESLFGIEQEYNLFKEGRPYGFPLNGYPAPQGFYYCGVGADEVFGREIVEEHLDACLAAGLSLSGINAEVMPGQWEFQVGPLAPLDVADQLWIARWLLYRVAEDYGIAATIDPKPVKGDWNGAGCHTNYSTKAMRSSYEPIIAACEALAKKASEHIENYGHGIEDRLTGQHETAPWNEFNYGVSDRGASVRIPWQVEVDKKGYIEDRRPNANMDPYVVARLVVDTVCGAIDA, encoded by the coding sequence GTGAGCTACAAGGCCGAGTACATCTGGATCGACGGGACCCAACCCACGGCCCGTCTTCGGTCGAAGACGAAGGTCCTCGACGACGGTGCCGACCTCCCGATCTGGGGCTTCGACGGCTCGAGCACGAACCAGGCGCCGGGCAAGGCGTCCGACTGCGTGCTGACGCCGGTCTTCTCGTGTCCTGATCCGCTGCGCGGCGGCGACGACGTACTGGTGCTCTCCGAGGTGCTGCTCACCGACATGACGCCGCACCCGAGCAACACGCGCGCGCTGCTGCGGCCGGTCGCCGAGAAGTACGCGAAGCACGAGTCACTGTTCGGCATCGAGCAGGAGTACAACCTCTTCAAGGAGGGTCGGCCGTACGGCTTCCCGCTCAACGGCTACCCCGCACCGCAAGGCTTCTACTACTGCGGTGTCGGCGCCGACGAGGTGTTCGGCCGCGAGATCGTCGAGGAGCACCTCGACGCGTGCCTCGCCGCGGGTCTGTCGCTCTCGGGCATCAACGCCGAGGTCATGCCCGGCCAGTGGGAGTTCCAGGTCGGGCCGCTCGCTCCGCTCGACGTCGCCGACCAGCTGTGGATCGCGCGCTGGCTGCTGTACCGCGTCGCGGAGGACTACGGCATCGCCGCGACGATCGACCCGAAGCCGGTGAAGGGCGACTGGAACGGCGCCGGCTGCCACACCAACTACTCGACGAAGGCGATGCGCTCGTCGTACGAGCCGATCATCGCCGCGTGCGAAGCGCTCGCGAAGAAGGCGTCGGAGCACATCGAGAACTACGGCCACGGCATCGAGGACCGCCTCACCGGCCAACACGAGACGGCACCGTGGAACGAGTTCAACTACGGAGTCTCCGACCGGGGTGCGTCGGTGCGTATCCCGTGGCAGGTCGAGGTCGACAAGAAGGGGTACATCGAGGACCGCCGGCCGAACGCCAACATGGATCCGTACGTCGTCGCGCGACTCGTCGTCGACACGGTCTGCGGCGCGATCGACGCGTAA
- a CDS encoding Rid family detoxifying hydrolase translates to MTVESLSTPSAPAAVGPYSPAVRAGDWVVLSGQVGLDPASGKLADGVEAQARQVLANIAAVLADCGATLTDVAKSTVFVTDLGDFATVNAVYADAFGEHRPARSTVQVAALPAGARVEIEVWAHRPGSGG, encoded by the coding sequence GTGACCGTCGAATCGCTGTCGACCCCGAGCGCGCCCGCGGCCGTCGGGCCGTACTCACCGGCCGTGCGTGCGGGCGACTGGGTCGTGCTGTCGGGTCAGGTCGGGCTCGATCCCGCGAGCGGCAAGCTGGCCGACGGCGTCGAAGCGCAAGCGCGGCAAGTGCTCGCGAACATCGCCGCGGTGCTCGCCGACTGTGGCGCAACGCTCACCGACGTCGCCAAGAGCACCGTGTTCGTGACCGACCTCGGCGACTTCGCGACGGTGAACGCGGTGTACGCCGACGCGTTCGGCGAACATCGACCGGCGCGATCGACGGTGCAAGTCGCCGCGCTGCCCGCGGGCGCGCGGGTCGAGATCGAGGTCTGGGCCCACCGGCCGGGATCAGGAGGCTGA
- a CDS encoding glutamine synthetase family protein — MERRDAQGHEYVLRTVEERGVRFIRMWFTDVLGQMKSFSITPAELEGALIEGMSFDGSAIEGYSRIQEADVLAKPDPATFELLPWRGTEAPVARMFCDIQHFNGDPLAGDPRFVLKRNLERAREKGFTFFTAPEMEFFYFKSAERPEPLDDAGFFDLTTHDMVSELRKKTILMLEAMGIPVEYSFHENGPSQHEIDLRWTDALSMADNVMTFRLVVKEVAQDLGVYATFMPKPIAGAFGSGMHTHLSLFEGDVNAFHDPGDECGLSKVGKAFIAGLLHHAPEITAVTNQWVNSYKRLVEGYEAPVYICWARNNRSALVRLPPLKRGKESSTRIEYRAPDPSCNPYLAFSVLLAAGLKGVDEGYELPDEATNNIYEMTPSERAKAGIASLPTSLDEAIRVMEGSELVADTLGEHLFEYFLRNKRREWNDYIVGVTPWELERFLPRL, encoded by the coding sequence ATGGAACGGCGGGACGCGCAAGGGCACGAATACGTGCTGCGCACGGTCGAGGAGCGCGGCGTCCGTTTCATCCGCATGTGGTTCACGGACGTCCTCGGACAGATGAAGTCGTTCTCGATCACGCCCGCCGAGCTCGAGGGCGCGCTCATCGAGGGCATGAGCTTCGACGGCTCCGCGATCGAGGGCTACAGCCGCATCCAGGAGGCCGACGTCCTCGCGAAGCCCGACCCGGCGACGTTCGAGCTGCTCCCCTGGCGCGGCACCGAGGCGCCCGTCGCCCGGATGTTCTGCGACATCCAGCACTTCAACGGTGACCCGCTCGCCGGCGACCCGCGGTTCGTGCTGAAGCGCAACCTCGAGCGGGCGCGCGAGAAGGGCTTCACGTTCTTCACCGCGCCCGAGATGGAGTTCTTCTACTTCAAGTCGGCGGAGCGCCCCGAGCCGCTCGACGACGCCGGCTTCTTCGACCTCACCACGCACGACATGGTCTCGGAGCTGCGCAAGAAGACGATCCTGATGCTCGAGGCGATGGGCATCCCGGTCGAGTACAGCTTCCACGAGAACGGGCCGAGCCAGCACGAGATCGACCTCCGCTGGACCGACGCGCTGTCGATGGCCGACAACGTGATGACGTTCCGACTCGTCGTGAAGGAGGTCGCGCAGGACCTCGGTGTGTACGCGACCTTCATGCCGAAGCCGATTGCCGGCGCGTTCGGCTCGGGCATGCACACCCACCTCTCCCTCTTCGAAGGCGACGTCAACGCGTTCCACGATCCCGGCGACGAGTGCGGGCTGTCGAAGGTCGGCAAGGCGTTCATCGCCGGCCTGCTGCACCACGCGCCCGAGATCACGGCGGTCACGAACCAATGGGTGAACTCGTACAAGCGACTCGTCGAGGGTTACGAGGCACCGGTCTACATCTGCTGGGCCCGCAACAATCGCTCTGCGCTCGTACGCCTGCCGCCGCTGAAACGGGGCAAGGAATCGTCGACGCGCATCGAGTACCGCGCACCCGACCCGAGCTGCAACCCCTACCTCGCGTTCTCGGTGCTGCTCGCCGCCGGGCTCAAGGGCGTCGACGAGGGCTACGAGCTTCCCGACGAAGCGACGAACAACATCTACGAGATGACGCCTTCGGAGCGAGCGAAGGCCGGCATCGCGTCGCTGCCGACATCGCTCGACGAGGCGATACGCGTGATGGAGGGATCGGAGCTCGTCGCCGACACGCTCGGCGAGCACCTCTTCGAGTACTTCCTTCGCAACAAGCGTCGCGAGTGGAACGACTACATCGTCGGGGTGACGCCGTGGGAGCTCGAGCGCTTCCTCCCGCGTCTGTAG
- a CDS encoding MFS transporter gives MTATRAPAQSDSRAVERPWLALTVVCMSVLVIVLDNSIMNVALPSIERDLGASSSQLQWAVDAYTLVFASLLLTAGTLGDRYGRRGTLMLGLLVFGVGSAIASFSTTPTLLIAFRAFMGLGAAAIYPTTLSIITNMFTGRERGRAIGIWAALAGVGVALGPIVGGLLLDHWWWGSVLLVNVPIVAVSLVLLAILVPTSRDEHAPPVDVPGAVLSVVGLTALLYGIIEAPRNGWSSPTVVVAIVLGLVVIAAFARWEQHTDHPMLQLSFFRKARFSAASIALSLTFFGLFGYIFLLTQYLQFVRGLSPLAAGVRLAPPALGLAIGAPVSPRLVEHIGTKIVVAVGLSAAAVSLLLLAHGSVLAHDVYLTPVFALFGFGMGLTMAPATESIMGSVPRDRAGVGSAVNDTTRQTGGALGVAVLGSLFATRYNARIDGLHLPAKVASAAKESIGAALQLATHLPGPARDQLVANARGGFVAGIELATYVGAAVVIGAVIIVVRFLPARGDDDEAEE, from the coding sequence ATGACCGCGACGCGCGCGCCCGCGCAGAGCGACAGCCGGGCCGTCGAGCGTCCGTGGCTCGCGCTCACGGTCGTGTGCATGTCGGTGCTCGTGATCGTGCTCGACAACTCGATCATGAACGTCGCGTTGCCGTCGATCGAACGTGACCTCGGCGCGTCGAGCAGTCAGCTCCAATGGGCGGTCGACGCCTACACGCTCGTCTTCGCGTCCTTGCTGCTGACGGCAGGGACGCTCGGCGATCGATACGGTCGGCGCGGCACGTTGATGCTCGGGCTCCTGGTGTTCGGCGTCGGCTCCGCGATCGCGTCGTTCTCGACGACACCGACGCTGCTCATCGCGTTCCGCGCGTTCATGGGCCTCGGTGCGGCCGCGATCTATCCGACGACGCTCTCGATCATCACGAACATGTTCACCGGTCGCGAGCGTGGACGCGCGATCGGCATCTGGGCCGCGCTCGCCGGCGTAGGCGTCGCGCTCGGACCGATCGTCGGTGGACTGCTGCTCGATCACTGGTGGTGGGGCTCGGTCCTGCTCGTGAACGTGCCGATCGTCGCGGTCTCACTCGTGCTGCTGGCGATCCTCGTACCGACGTCGCGCGACGAACACGCGCCACCTGTCGATGTCCCCGGCGCGGTGCTGTCGGTCGTCGGTCTGACCGCATTGCTCTACGGGATCATCGAAGCGCCTCGCAACGGCTGGAGCTCGCCGACCGTCGTCGTGGCAATCGTCCTCGGTCTCGTCGTGATCGCGGCGTTCGCGCGCTGGGAACAGCACACCGATCACCCGATGCTCCAGCTGTCGTTCTTCCGCAAGGCGCGCTTCTCGGCCGCGTCGATCGCGCTGAGCCTCACGTTCTTCGGTCTCTTCGGCTACATCTTCCTGCTGACGCAGTATCTGCAGTTCGTCCGCGGGCTCTCGCCGCTCGCCGCGGGAGTGCGACTCGCGCCGCCCGCGCTCGGCCTCGCGATCGGCGCGCCGGTATCGCCACGACTCGTCGAGCACATCGGCACCAAGATCGTCGTGGCGGTCGGATTGAGCGCGGCCGCGGTGTCGCTGCTGCTGCTCGCACACGGATCGGTGCTCGCACACGACGTCTACCTCACGCCGGTGTTCGCGCTCTTCGGCTTCGGGATGGGGCTGACGATGGCGCCCGCGACCGAGTCGATCATGGGCTCCGTGCCGCGCGATCGCGCGGGCGTGGGATCGGCGGTGAACGACACGACCCGTCAGACGGGTGGCGCGCTCGGTGTCGCCGTGCTCGGCAGTCTCTTCGCGACGCGGTACAACGCGCGCATCGACGGCTTGCACCTTCCGGCGAAGGTTGCGAGCGCGGCGAAGGAGTCGATCGGTGCGGCGTTGCAGCTTGCGACGCATCTGCCCGGGCCCGCACGCGACCAGCTCGTCGCCAACGCGCGCGGCGGCTTCGTTGCCGGCATCGAGCTCGCGACCTACGTCGGTGCGGCGGTCGTCATCGGTGCCGTGATCATCGTGGTGCGCTTCCTGCCCGCGCGCGGCGACGACGACGAGGCCGAGGAGTGA